Sequence from the Verrucomicrobiia bacterium genome:
TGGAGTGGCGGGTTCTGGTCGCGCTGAAGCGTGAGTTTCGTCCGGAGGAGCTCGTTCCGGACCTTTGGGTTCCCCGGGCGGCGGAGGCGGGTGTGCCGCTCCCGGTGTTCCTGGAGGTGGCCGCGGACCTGACCGCGCGCCGCATACTGGGCCGATTCAGCACCTTCCTCGAGCACGTGAAGCCGCTGGCCACCGGGGAGCGGGTCACCCGCTTCAACGCCCTCTTCCACTGGGCCGTGCCGCCCGGTCGCGAGATGGATGCCGGGCGCGAGGTGGGCCGCCACCACATCATGACCCACGCCTACTGGCGCGAGGGGGGGCCGGAATTCCGCAACGTCAACATCATGGGCGTCGCCCACGGCACGGACAAGGAACTGGTGCTGGCCCACAAGGCGGCGATTGACCGGCATCTCGTCGAGGCCGGCATCGAGCCGGCCTACACCAACGTGTTCTGGGGCGGCCGCAGCGAGATCAAACCGAGTGAGATTTCGCCGATGGCCTACGCCGCGTGGTGCCGGGAAATGGGCCTGGATCCGGAATCCATGCGGCCATGAACCTGCAGGGACGGCCGGGCGCTCAGGAACTGGCGCTGGTATAATGGCGCGTTGCCAGCCGCCACACCCATTCGCTCCCCGCAAAGCAACCGGCCGCCATCACCATCAGGAGGCCCATCTCCCAGGGGGAGGACAGGCGGTCGGTGAGCAGCTTCACCGGAACGTTGGCGACGAGGAGCATCGGCAGCACGAAGGTGAACACCGCCTTGAACGCACCCCGGGGAATCGCCGCGTCCGGAAGCCGGGCGATGTTGAACAGGTTGTAGTAGCCCCACACCATCCCCTGGGCCCGCACGGTCCAGAACGCAACGATGGCCAGGAGGAACATCAGGGAATAGTGAATCGTCAGTCCCGCCCCGCAGAGGACCAGGAACCCGGCGATCTGGGCCGCGGTCGGCACCACCCCGAGCCGGGACAGGGCGTACCCCATGACCGCCAGTCCCAGCAGGGCGTTCACCACATTGCCCGCCTCGAACTTGCGGGTGGAAATCAGGAACCGCGTGTTGACCGGGAGCAGCAGGAAGAAATCCAGTTTTCCGGTCCGGATCAGTTCCGAGAGGTTCGTCAGGTTGGTCATGAACACGATGCTCACCAGTTGCATCAGGAACTGGCTGGCTCCGGACAACAGGATCACCTCCCACTTGGTCCAGCCCGCGATGCTGTCGGTGTGCTCGTAAAGGACGCTCATGAAGGCCAGCTGGAGGGCAAACCACAACGACTCCACCACGATCCAGAGGAGGAAATTTACCTTGAACATCATCTCCTGGATGAGGGAGATGCGGCACAACTGTCCGTAGAGGGATCCGTAGCGGCGCAGACGGTTCATGGCTGGTGGCTCGCTCAACCGCCCGCCGCGGCATAGCGGCGGATCCCCCGCGACCACGCCCAGCGGGCCAGGAGCAGTCCGGCCAGCACCCATGCGGTCTGGATGCAGAGGCCGAAGGCCAGCTCCCCGCCGCTCACCCGCCCGAGGTACACCGACGCCGGGAAGTAACAAAGGTACGGGTATGGGGTGAACTGCAGGGCCCGCGCGATGCCCGGCGGCAGGATGTCCAGGGGGAACATGTGCCCGCTGCAGAGGTATTCGAAGGCGAACTGGATGAAGATGAACGTGCTGACGTCGAGCACCCAGAACGCCAGCAGCGCCAGGCTGTACGCGAGGAAGAACTGGAGCAGGGCCGCCAGGAACACCGACACGGCAAACCACGCCGCAGTGTCGAGGCCGTCGGGCAGGACGAAGTAGTCCCGAAGGTGCACCACAAACAGGGTGACGGGGATCAGGGCGAACGCCGTGTAGATCGTTCGCCCCGAGGCGTAGAGGCAGAGCCGGTAGACCAGGTAGTCCATCGGCTTGAGCAGGAACTGGCTGAT
This genomic interval carries:
- a CDS encoding ABC-2 family transporter protein, translated to MNRLRRYGSLYGQLCRISLIQEMMFKVNFLLWIVVESLWFALQLAFMSVLYEHTDSIAGWTKWEVILLSGASQFLMQLVSIVFMTNLTNLSELIRTGKLDFFLLLPVNTRFLISTRKFEAGNVVNALLGLAVMGYALSRLGVVPTAAQIAGFLVLCGAGLTIHYSLMFLLAIVAFWTVRAQGMVWGYYNLFNIARLPDAAIPRGAFKAVFTFVLPMLLVANVPVKLLTDRLSSPWEMGLLMVMAAGCFAGSEWVWRLATRHYTSASS
- a CDS encoding ABC-2 family transporter protein; amino-acid sequence: MIGVAPMAKYLHVFSIGIQNTLVYRVNFLFRAVMGLIPLMGTLFVWRAIYDGRGPDFQVGTHTLQGMISYYLVVTLVDALTAVAEDDWQIAADIKDGAISQFLLKPMDYLVYRLCLYASGRTIYTAFALIPVTLFVVHLRDYFVLPDGLDTAAWFAVSVFLAALLQFFLAYSLALLAFWVLDVSTFIFIQFAFEYLCSGHMFPLDILPPGIARALQFTPYPYLCYFPASVYLGRVSGGELAFGLCIQTAWVLAGLLLARWAWSRGIRRYAAAGG